A window of the Candidatus Zixiibacteriota bacterium genome harbors these coding sequences:
- a CDS encoding PQQ-binding-like beta-propeller repeat protein: MLKRLLTAVLVLGVLFAFNGTAFSNPSDIPRDLDPKDRDLPTVTGTTSKAQLQPGQVNTPNKSWPRVQALPTAADMTPGAPAPDTTQCFFQDYYSAYFTGIPCYAYLWGMEDGTGTPVTDQIAVRYDNYNYPLYVADVYQVAVRVSEASHLGGAGVPIRVSVYDDAGGLPNALMGFADFALPYLAVGGSGAFVTLVLPTPITVAGGAYHVSVGYGPTAAFGDTLTLRSTSGNDFGCTNAVSGRSTYYYAGTWYDLPTLFGDDTGYDWGLRVWSCEHYTQCFTQMSFGGYVWLWAVPDPAWSTGSTLNGMAQRFVATGPDTLKTVRWRHYYLNDGAYTGASTNGVEISVWGDNAGMVDYASGPLATVTLPGGVGLFPNTGLGATTGWNTLDIDFSSFNLVLLGAFHLSAKMTSDVGATGVLYFATSFEGGGPNNNDQTGMSSNFTGDTCPWQLTTGAAVGCTTVATWDTDLGLDLGFLIGSVRCKDEFYTCQHQATHDGYFNTAWGLGYAAIGFSRRAVSQMIQGGVGGAPNRVEKIGFVVADDALFGDPCCTNGTPSLKVSIDADNGAMGPGATLWSTTLTYAQLSPTINGWTEVVIPGGFVVPGNFYVTAEIAPTDSTAEYWYFGGDRMVGSHTSPPHIMFNGGMWQLRNDPIANYWQNRHAAAGDLANAIFEVDFCSIPPNEATCATPDVWPTAGHDYQRTNHSNVALSDAYCDLTLNWLYQHPTQLATFVGPIIDGNEVVMSFTAEYKILDLATGAVLSTLNDPGIMGSTNIRCIPTIATVGGIRTLFVAGGSQNAVAAYDITNPALPVERWRIGPTNGWAGLGNIGVARYTNFTVQTVAGTEIVIFGTDGGKVFAVDANLGTAYAPWGVGLANATNVGGSTLASGATDGVRYYCGTKIDGLNADLFALSLVDGSIVWQLSTSAGLQGTVVYPGLGAGAEGFDATVAVTPDDGTVWANATMGIGNHPTDGVFYRLNSASGALKSAVASNSSFGGVSNPIIDQNRVYIPTRSRWVTPPSGGFLLAFSRYTGTLSYATYLGADDNAGPFRTNGVLTCETGAPDQLFVFSDNGYLSCVNADNGDEIYHRRIDHLSASLNIGGAGAAAPGHLVFGDRYGDVIDMSKQTDRARLEILHYAIALPVPFGSPNPTMVTVPNVYTNTGCVALNVASIAFSDVTNGQTPGAAMFSGVSDDAMANASSIANNLAANAASFAKWHPAAKGDEMLVENREIAVKPALNKAAAAVPPFINVGVIGPFVIPAGDTADIILNVNGPLVNRGPNVAYAQFTTDDPDFWLGTSALLPEVKITLVGGCLIDTTALNFGAASANMQWVTNTGRLGTGDWTPHAFDIDGEDAIFYQGTYLFGVDSFRLAMNTQDWSSGGGENDAWISMQPDPNFCDGDCKPALTTGATLGAVSLTGVGLYTPLVGNIICKSYIDSVQNFDDGTGWYWRWYGAPFDDTLTMGLYCNSKTFAVEDAPVGFELLNNVTVEVMKFFPRFGQAVPGWKFASDIDYDVGTDTAAMDQSISTVWSFNANKPATGDAYGMVKLPFGGCGIAPMKNVRALQSLQGQFEDTDGRGNPYWDSAYYYMSLPSGSMTSQNIRQSGGDQQMHATFIEHDFTGNDTLVFGVAHFGFLGLTNPHDGSNYAALARLVNKWVGYGRGDVNNDNTINLADIVYLTQTVAGGPGAIPFAHLSDVNADGATDAADVTFLVNYYFNYGDCPSGAFIVGL; encoded by the coding sequence ATGTTAAAAAGACTGTTAACCGCGGTACTCGTTTTGGGCGTCCTTTTTGCCTTTAACGGTACAGCATTTTCCAACCCATCGGACATACCACGGGATCTTGATCCTAAGGATCGTGACCTACCCACTGTAACGGGTACCACGTCCAAGGCTCAACTCCAGCCCGGTCAAGTCAACACGCCGAACAAGTCCTGGCCTCGCGTTCAGGCCTTGCCGACGGCGGCTGACATGACCCCGGGTGCGCCGGCTCCGGATACCACGCAGTGCTTCTTCCAGGACTACTACTCTGCGTACTTTACTGGTATCCCGTGCTACGCGTATCTGTGGGGCATGGAGGACGGAACAGGCACACCGGTCACCGACCAGATTGCCGTCCGTTACGACAACTACAACTACCCCTTGTATGTGGCCGATGTTTATCAAGTCGCGGTTCGAGTTTCCGAAGCCAGCCATCTCGGTGGCGCCGGAGTGCCGATCCGCGTTTCGGTCTATGACGATGCCGGCGGCCTGCCGAATGCTCTGATGGGCTTTGCCGACTTCGCTCTGCCGTATCTGGCGGTGGGCGGCTCCGGAGCCTTCGTAACTCTGGTCCTGCCGACACCGATAACGGTAGCTGGTGGGGCGTACCATGTTAGCGTTGGCTACGGTCCGACCGCTGCTTTCGGCGACACACTGACTCTGCGGTCAACCTCCGGTAATGATTTTGGCTGCACCAATGCCGTCTCTGGGCGGAGCACCTATTATTATGCCGGCACATGGTATGATCTGCCGACTCTGTTTGGCGACGATACCGGTTATGACTGGGGTCTTCGCGTATGGTCCTGCGAGCACTATACTCAGTGCTTCACGCAGATGTCTTTCGGCGGTTATGTGTGGCTCTGGGCTGTCCCGGATCCTGCCTGGTCGACCGGGAGCACTCTGAACGGTATGGCTCAGCGCTTCGTGGCGACTGGTCCCGATACGCTGAAGACTGTGCGGTGGCGTCACTATTACCTGAACGATGGCGCCTACACCGGTGCCAGCACCAACGGCGTTGAAATCTCTGTCTGGGGTGACAATGCCGGCATGGTTGACTATGCCTCCGGGCCTCTGGCCACGGTGACGCTGCCAGGCGGTGTGGGTCTGTTCCCGAACACCGGACTTGGCGCAACCACCGGCTGGAATACTCTGGATATCGATTTCAGTTCGTTCAACCTCGTTCTTCTTGGCGCCTTCCATCTGTCCGCCAAGATGACCAGCGATGTCGGTGCTACTGGCGTGTTGTATTTCGCTACCTCGTTTGAAGGCGGCGGTCCGAACAACAATGACCAGACCGGCATGTCGTCTAATTTCACCGGCGACACCTGCCCGTGGCAGCTCACTACTGGCGCGGCCGTGGGTTGCACGACTGTTGCTACGTGGGATACCGACCTGGGTCTCGATCTGGGCTTCCTGATCGGCTCCGTTCGCTGCAAGGACGAGTTCTATACCTGTCAGCATCAGGCTACACACGACGGCTACTTCAATACTGCCTGGGGCCTGGGATACGCCGCTATCGGCTTCTCGCGCCGCGCGGTCTCCCAGATGATCCAGGGTGGTGTTGGCGGAGCGCCGAACCGCGTCGAAAAGATCGGCTTCGTCGTTGCTGATGACGCCCTCTTTGGCGACCCGTGCTGCACCAACGGTACCCCGAGCCTGAAAGTCAGCATCGATGCTGACAACGGTGCGATGGGTCCCGGTGCGACACTGTGGTCAACGACGCTGACCTATGCTCAACTCTCGCCTACCATTAATGGGTGGACGGAAGTGGTAATCCCCGGTGGGTTTGTAGTTCCCGGCAACTTCTATGTCACTGCGGAAATCGCTCCCACCGATTCGACTGCTGAATACTGGTACTTTGGCGGCGACCGCATGGTCGGTTCCCACACTTCACCGCCGCACATCATGTTCAACGGCGGTATGTGGCAGTTACGGAACGATCCTATAGCCAACTACTGGCAGAATCGTCATGCCGCAGCCGGTGACCTGGCCAACGCCATCTTCGAGGTGGATTTCTGCTCAATTCCACCGAACGAAGCCACCTGTGCGACTCCTGATGTCTGGCCGACTGCCGGTCATGACTATCAGCGCACCAACCATTCGAACGTGGCACTTTCCGATGCCTATTGCGATCTGACTCTGAACTGGCTCTATCAGCATCCGACCCAGCTCGCAACGTTCGTTGGTCCTATTATCGACGGTAACGAAGTTGTCATGTCATTCACCGCCGAGTACAAGATCCTCGATCTTGCCACGGGCGCTGTCCTCTCCACCCTGAACGACCCGGGCATCATGGGTTCCACCAACATCCGCTGCATTCCGACGATTGCAACGGTGGGCGGCATCCGGACCCTGTTCGTGGCGGGCGGCAGCCAGAACGCCGTCGCGGCGTATGACATCACCAACCCGGCTCTCCCCGTGGAGCGCTGGCGGATTGGCCCGACCAACGGGTGGGCCGGTCTTGGCAACATTGGTGTTGCCCGGTACACGAACTTCACCGTCCAGACCGTGGCCGGTACCGAAATCGTAATCTTTGGTACGGACGGCGGTAAGGTGTTTGCGGTCGATGCGAACCTCGGTACTGCCTATGCTCCGTGGGGTGTCGGCCTGGCCAACGCCACCAACGTGGGCGGTTCGACCCTGGCGTCAGGCGCTACCGACGGCGTGCGTTATTACTGCGGCACCAAGATCGACGGCTTGAACGCCGATCTGTTCGCTCTCAGTCTCGTCGATGGCAGCATCGTATGGCAGCTTTCCACCTCCGCCGGCCTTCAGGGTACTGTCGTGTACCCAGGTCTCGGTGCTGGTGCGGAAGGCTTCGATGCGACCGTGGCGGTCACACCGGACGATGGCACGGTTTGGGCCAACGCCACCATGGGGATCGGTAATCACCCGACCGATGGTGTGTTCTATCGCCTGAACTCGGCCTCCGGCGCGCTGAAGAGCGCGGTTGCTTCCAACTCCTCCTTTGGCGGTGTAAGCAATCCGATTATTGACCAGAATCGCGTTTATATTCCGACTCGCAGCCGCTGGGTCACCCCTCCGTCGGGTGGCTTCCTGCTGGCCTTCAGTCGGTACACTGGTACTCTCTCCTATGCTACGTATCTCGGCGCGGACGACAACGCTGGTCCGTTCCGTACCAACGGTGTCCTGACCTGCGAGACCGGTGCTCCGGATCAGTTGTTCGTATTCTCTGATAACGGCTACCTGAGCTGTGTCAATGCCGACAATGGTGACGAAATCTACCATCGTCGCATCGACCACCTCAGCGCCTCTCTGAACATTGGTGGCGCGGGTGCGGCTGCTCCGGGTCATTTGGTCTTTGGCGATCGCTACGGCGACGTCATCGACATGTCCAAGCAGACCGACCGGGCCCGTTTGGAGATTCTCCACTACGCGATAGCGCTGCCGGTTCCGTTCGGTTCACCGAATCCGACTATGGTGACGGTACCGAACGTGTACACCAACACCGGTTGCGTTGCGTTGAACGTTGCCTCCATCGCTTTCTCGGATGTGACCAACGGTCAGACCCCGGGCGCGGCGATGTTCTCGGGCGTCAGCGACGACGCTATGGCGAACGCCTCGTCGATAGCCAACAACCTGGCTGCCAACGCCGCGTCGTTTGCCAAGTGGCATCCTGCTGCCAAGGGCGACGAGATGCTCGTGGAGAATCGTGAGATTGCCGTCAAGCCGGCTCTTAACAAGGCCGCTGCGGCTGTCCCGCCGTTCATCAACGTCGGCGTCATTGGCCCGTTTGTGATCCCTGCGGGTGACACCGCCGACATCATTCTCAACGTCAATGGCCCGCTGGTGAACCGTGGTCCGAACGTCGCTTACGCGCAGTTCACGACCGATGATCCCGACTTCTGGCTGGGCACTTCAGCCCTGTTGCCGGAAGTGAAGATCACGCTGGTTGGTGGCTGCTTGATTGACACCACCGCGCTGAATTTCGGCGCTGCCAGTGCCAACATGCAGTGGGTAACCAACACCGGCCGTTTGGGTACCGGTGACTGGACCCCGCACGCGTTTGACATCGACGGCGAAGATGCGATCTTCTATCAGGGCACGTATCTCTTCGGCGTGGATTCCTTCCGCCTTGCCATGAACACGCAGGATTGGTCCTCGGGTGGTGGCGAGAACGATGCATGGATTTCCATGCAGCCGGATCCGAACTTCTGCGACGGCGATTGCAAGCCCGCGCTGACGACGGGTGCCACCCTTGGCGCCGTGTCGCTCACCGGTGTGGGTCTCTATACCCCGCTGGTTGGCAACATCATCTGCAAGAGCTACATCGATTCCGTCCAGAACTTCGACGACGGTACCGGCTGGTACTGGAGATGGTACGGCGCTCCGTTCGACGACACGCTGACCATGGGTCTGTACTGCAACAGCAAGACCTTTGCGGTTGAAGACGCTCCTGTCGGTTTCGAGCTGCTGAACAACGTGACGGTTGAAGTCATGAAGTTCTTCCCGCGGTTCGGACAGGCTGTTCCGGGCTGGAAGTTCGCTTCCGACATCGACTATGATGTTGGCACCGATACGGCCGCTATGGACCAGAGCATTTCGACCGTCTGGTCGTTTAACGCCAACAAGCCGGCTACCGGCGATGCGTATGGTATGGTGAAGCTGCCGTTCGGCGGCTGCGGCATTGCACCCATGAAGAACGTGCGTGCGCTGCAGTCTCTGCAGGGTCAGTTTGAAGACACCGATGGTCGTGGCAACCCGTACTGGGATTCTGCCTATTACTACATGAGTCTGCCGTCCGGTTCTATGACTTCACAGAACATCCGGCAGTCCGGTGGTGATCAGCAGATGCATGCCACCTTCATCGAGCACGACTTCACCGGAAACGATACGCTCGTGTTTGGCGTGGCTCACTTTGGATTCCTCGGGCTGACTAATCCG